A region of the Cyanobium usitatum str. Tous genome:
TAGGCCTAGCAATCCCACTGGCACAAACACTGCGCCAAGGATCTGCAACTTGATGGTGCGCGCAGATGGCTGATTCTTACTAGGCATGGGGATCAGGCTGAAGGGGAGAACAAAATCGGGCGATAGGTGGGGCGAGCGGCGGGCGAAAGGCTCCAGTTCACCCGGCAGGTGAAGGTGGCGTATTCACCTTGGATGGCAGTTGATAGCCGCATGGCCGTAGCGGTTGCATTGGCTGGCATGCGGTATTGGGCCTGGTTGCAGGAGTCCACTTCCGAGACTCCCGAGCTGTATTCAACGGTGCCACTGGTGGGCGGGGCTTTGGCCTCTGCCTGGGCTGCTCCGGGAGCAAGCAAGGAAGCGGTGGTACACAGGACCAGCAGACAGGGAAAGGCAGCAATGCGGCGCATGGCTTGGCTTTAAAGTCTTCCTGTAATAGCCGAAGAGAGGCAGCCGCGCCCAGGCGAGCAGCCAGTGCGGCAACCTGGACCTACCGCTTCGTGAACCTGCGCAGCCATCGCGTTTTTCTAACAATTCTTGTCGTGGTGATCGCAGTGGTCGTGGCGGGTTTGGCAGCAGGAGCGCTGGTGAGCTTCCCAGCCTCACTACTAATTCCCCTGCTGCTGATGGCTGCTGCCACAGCCCTTTTTTACATCTGGGCCTAAAATCTGGGCCTAAAACATTTGCGGTATGGCGAAATGGCCAAGCAGCGTTGCGGCGCCAGGAGCGGTACTTAGAGCGGCGGCATTGCCACGGGGATGACTTTGCGAGCCCCGCAGCATCACATTGGCCATTCCTGTGGCGGACCGCGCGGGGCAAACCAACTGGGTCAGCTAGCCGATCAACTCGAAATCCTGGCGCTGGTGGAGCGACTCCAATCCGTGGGCATGTGGGACGGAACGTTTAACCAGCTCGAAGATCGCGAGGTGCTTAATCTTCTGGCAGCGGGAACACCCGAAGCCCCCAGCTAAAATCACTGCTTGCCCTTGACCTCAAGATCGTGGGCACCCTTTTGCAAAAGGTAGGAATGGATGGCCTCTTTCAAGACGGCCCCAAGTTTTTTTCCTCGAGAATGGTTAAAAGTTTTAGAGCTCGATGCTCTTCCACGGAGAGCTCAACGGTAATTCTTGGCATGACTACGAAGGGAACTGGACCGATCAGACAAATCTATGCCAACACTACTGGAGAATGTGCAATCGGATATCAACACCTCAATGCCAACGCTTCAGCACGGGATTGTGAGATAGTGCTCAGGGCCAAGAGTTAAGTTAGTGAATTAGTGAATTTATGATTAGACTTCAAGGTTGATTTTGCAAAGCGTCCCAACATCCCAAAGCGTCGCAGCTTTACAAGTTGTCAGGCCGTGCGGCGGCCAGCTCCCCCACCAGGTCGGTGCGGCCAGCCTGTCGGAAGCTAGTTTCAGTAGTCCTGGAACTCTAGGAATGAATAATTATCATCAGGGCTTACTGCCTCGCCAACCAATCAAATAGGAAATTCTTCAGTGATATTGGCGCCAACAGCGCCAACTTTCAATATTGATCAACAAGCCAAGCAGGGTCATCACCGCCATCAGCACGATCTGATCAAGGCGTGCATCTGGCGCCAAACAAAAGCGGCAATGCTCCCAGAGGCACTTGGCTGTTGATCTCGGGTGACTGCTCGTGGAACAAGGGCATCAAGCCCAAATCCACATGGAACAGCATGGCCAGCAGGCGTGCCATGCCACAAAAACCACTGATGCCAGCAAACACCAGGCCGGCGTCACCCAGTGTGACCGCCGGCGAATTCCATTGCCTCGCGCACATCGATAACGCTGACCCGCTTTTCAGCCAGCTGCCTGGCTAGTTCCTGGGCATTGAGACGGGTATCGAGGTCTGGTTTCATGACTGATAAGAAGGTTGATCAAGTGGAAGCGACGCCTTGCAGCGGATAGCCCTCATCCGCCCAGCGGGCCAGGCCGCCATGAAGGTTTGCCACCTGGCTGAGGCCGGCCTTAAGCAACTGCTGGGTAGCCAGGGCCGAGCGGCTGCCGGAATGGCACACCACCACCACCGGTTGATTGGCGGGAAGTTCAGAGATGCGACTCTCCAGTTCCGGCAGGGGAATCAGCAGGCTGCCCGCCACCCGACCGTCGGGGCCGCCAAATTCCCCAGCCGAACGCACATCCAGCAAGGTGAGGCCATCACGGTGGGACGCCACCCAGGCGGGGTGAAGTTCCGGCAGGCCTGCATAGCTGCGTTGCAATGGCGCCCAACATGGGTTTGCAGCAGGGCTGGTGACGTCCTGATCAACGGGCTTGCCAGAGCGCATGTTGCCCGGCAGGGCTTCGGCGATCCTGTGGGGGTGGGGCAAATTCATGGACTCCATGTGACCAACGAAATCCCTTTCCGTGGCCATACCGCCTAGGCGAGCGTTGAAGGCTTTTTCTTCAACTACCGAGCTGACCGTGCGGCCCTCGTAGTCGTGGCCTGGATAGAGCAAGCAGGAGTCGGGCAGGCTGAAGAGTTGCTGGGTAATCGAGGCCCAGAGGGTATGGGGGTTGCCCTGCTGAAAGTCACAGCGACCGCAGCCCCGCACGAGCAAGGCGTCACCACTGAATGCCATCGACTGATCGTCGAGCACAAAACTGAGGCAGCCATTCGTATGACCTGGG
Encoded here:
- a CDS encoding rhodanese-like domain-containing protein, translating into MVVAPFRPISLRAAAGGGSLLFRQLFDAQTGAFTYLLGDVSSRQVVIIDSVFERHGRDLALIRELGLELVASLDTHVHADHVTGSWLLHEATGCAIGLAAAAKAKNVTMPLQHGDRLSFGVRWLEVRSTPGHTNGCLSFVLDDQSMAFSGDALLVRGCGRCDFQQGNPHTLWASITQQLFSLPDSCLLYPGHDYEGRTVSSVVEEKAFNARLGGMATERDFVGHMESMNLPHPHRIAEALPGNMRSGKPVDQDVTSPAANPCWAPLQRSYAGLPELHPAWVASHRDGLTLLDVRSAGEFGGPDGRVAGSLLIPLPELESRISELPANQPVVVVCHSGSRSALATQQLLKAGLSQVANLHGGLARWADEGYPLQGVAST